The Hyphomicrobiales bacterium genome has a window encoding:
- a CDS encoding conserved exported hypothetical protein (Evidence 4 : Unknown function but conserved in other organisms), producing the protein MTTLNRRRLPLALAGLAAAIAGPALAHHGWSWAEGEQMTLQGTIRQISMAPPHPMLMVEAQGGLWQVDLGNPNQTERSGFRGDTAKPGDAVTALGNRHLDKSKLHMKAVRITIAGKNYDMYPERIRTN; encoded by the coding sequence ATGACGACGCTGAACCGCCGCCGCCTGCCGCTCGCGCTGGCCGGCCTTGCCGCCGCGATTGCCGGCCCGGCGCTCGCCCATCATGGCTGGTCCTGGGCCGAGGGCGAGCAGATGACCCTGCAGGGCACGATACGCCAGATCTCGATGGCGCCGCCGCATCCGATGCTGATGGTCGAGGCGCAGGGAGGGCTCTGGCAGGTCGATCTCGGCAATCCCAATCAGACCGAGCGCTCCGGCTTCCGTGGCGATACGGCGAAGCCCGGTGATGCCGTCACGGCGCTGGGCAACCGCCATCTCGACAAGAGCAAGCTGCACATGAAGGCGGTGCGCATCACCATCGCCGGCAAGAACTACGACATGTATCCGGAGCGCATCCGGACGAACTAG
- a CDS encoding conserved membrane hypothetical protein (Evidence 4 : Unknown function but conserved in other organisms), with product MAALLEASGHWPGALWLQRSGTAYLFVNAAHILGIGLLVGAILPLDLRLAGLIRGAPLAMLAPFLTRAAGFGLALALLTGAWLFTVKPLEYAANPAFLWKLGLLGLALANIAIQHRGGALAAALATERPAARVRASALASFTLWLAVLVAGRWVGFV from the coding sequence ATGGCGGCGCTGCTCGAAGCGTCGGGGCATTGGCCGGGCGCGCTGTGGCTGCAGCGCTCCGGCACGGCCTATCTCTTCGTCAATGCCGCGCATATCCTCGGCATCGGGCTGCTCGTCGGCGCCATCCTGCCGCTCGATCTGCGACTCGCCGGGCTGATCCGCGGCGCGCCGCTCGCCATGCTCGCGCCATTCCTGACGCGGGCCGCCGGGTTCGGCCTCGCGCTCGCCTTGCTGACCGGCGCCTGGCTGTTCACGGTGAAGCCGCTGGAATATGCGGCGAACCCGGCTTTCCTCTGGAAGCTCGGCCTGCTCGGGCTGGCGCTCGCCAATATCGCGATCCAGCATCGCGGTGGGGCGCTGGCGGCGGCGCTCGCGACGGAGCGTCCGGCTGCGCGCGTGCGGGCGAGCGCGCTCGCTTCCTTCACGCTCTGGCTTGCCGTGCTGGTCGCGGGCCGCTGGGTCGGCTTCGTCTGA
- a CDS encoding GntR family transcriptional regulator — MGERRTPVLRAESVYRALRRAIIEQALKPGMKLPEDSIGEQLGVSRTLVREAFGRLAVEGLVELKPNRGASVAYPTLEEARDVFEVRRGLERLVAESLAGRLTSAQAAELEAHVEQEERAHEQDGPESIRLSGEFHIKLATMTGNALLLRYVKEASSRCSLILAIYGRPHSSECAVSEHRQLIEALRAGDAARAADLMDHHLRAVVTRALLTPRVERDIRDVLAPYALSEGLNP, encoded by the coding sequence ATGGGCGAACGTCGCACCCCGGTTCTGCGGGCGGAATCCGTTTACAGGGCGCTGCGCCGCGCCATCATCGAACAGGCGCTGAAGCCGGGCATGAAGCTGCCGGAGGACTCGATCGGCGAGCAGCTCGGCGTGAGCCGCACCCTGGTGCGCGAGGCCTTCGGCAGGCTCGCGGTCGAGGGGCTCGTCGAGCTCAAGCCCAATCGCGGCGCCTCCGTCGCCTACCCGACCCTGGAAGAGGCGCGCGACGTCTTCGAGGTCCGGCGCGGGCTGGAGCGGCTGGTCGCCGAAAGCCTGGCCGGTCGCCTGACATCCGCCCAGGCAGCCGAACTCGAAGCCCATGTCGAGCAGGAAGAACGGGCGCATGAGCAGGACGGGCCGGAGTCGATCCGCCTCTCCGGCGAATTCCACATCAAGCTCGCCACCATGACCGGCAATGCGCTGCTGCTGCGCTACGTCAAGGAAGCCTCGTCGCGCTGCTCGCTGATCCTCGCGATCTACGGACGGCCGCACTCCAGCGAATGCGCCGTCTCGGAGCATCGCCAGCTGATCGAAGCACTGCGCGCCGGCGATGCCGCCCGCGCCGCCGACCTGATGGACCATCATCTGCGCGCCGTCGTGACACGCGCGCTGCTGACGCCGCGCGTCGAGCGCGACATCCGCGACGTCCTCGCCCCCTACGCCCTCAGCGAGGGCCTGAATCCTTGA
- a CDS encoding Peptide/nickel transport system substrate-binding protein, which translates to MKKAWLLAAVAAFALAGSAEAKTLKWGASREIASLDPYSYGETFTLAVLNHVYEGLVRYTGDLKIEPALAESWETVSPTVWRFKLRQGVKFHNGNPFTADDVIASLARVTHDTSPLKGNLPAYKSSKKIDDYTVEIEVNGPYPLLLNDLTNIFIFDKEWMEANNSLLPTDSGKGVKGYATDNANGTGPFKVESRRADSKTVFVKNPSWWDKPKHNIDVIEFSPITSSSTRVAALLSGEIDYTNVAPLQDLPRLSASPDVKVLQTNELRSVFFALNLGDKLIESDVKDKNPFKDIRVREALYRAIDIDAVQKRAMRGLSRNTGALVAPAIPGYEPSQDERLPFDLNGAKKLLADAGYPNGFSFQINCQSDSLVNEEEFCQAVAAMWSRAGFKPNLSMAPRSQQTPKRVKGDFDVISFGWANEPMIDAYSLLVQVLHSKSGTGGVFNWGGWGDPRMDALIDKAGVELDTPKRIELMKETLKIAKAQHLFIPLHQQPMAWAMRSSVASTVQASDNKPRLWLTMMK; encoded by the coding sequence ATGAAGAAGGCCTGGTTGCTGGCGGCCGTCGCTGCTTTCGCCTTGGCGGGTTCCGCCGAGGCGAAGACGCTCAAATGGGGTGCGTCGCGCGAGATCGCTTCGCTCGATCCCTATTCCTACGGCGAGACCTTCACGCTCGCCGTTCTGAACCATGTCTATGAAGGTCTGGTCCGCTATACCGGCGACCTCAAGATCGAGCCAGCCCTGGCCGAATCCTGGGAGACCGTGTCGCCGACCGTCTGGCGCTTCAAGCTGCGCCAAGGCGTCAAGTTCCACAACGGCAATCCCTTCACCGCCGACGACGTCATCGCCTCTCTGGCGCGCGTCACCCACGACACCTCGCCGCTCAAGGGCAATCTGCCGGCCTACAAGAGCTCGAAGAAGATCGACGACTATACCGTCGAGATCGAGGTCAACGGCCCCTATCCGCTGCTGCTGAACGATCTCACCAACATCTTCATCTTCGACAAGGAGTGGATGGAGGCCAATAATTCGCTGCTGCCGACCGATTCCGGCAAGGGCGTGAAGGGCTACGCCACCGACAACGCCAACGGCACCGGCCCGTTCAAGGTCGAGAGCCGGCGCGCCGATTCCAAGACGGTCTTCGTCAAGAATCCGAGCTGGTGGGACAAGCCGAAGCACAATATCGACGTGATCGAGTTCTCGCCGATCACCTCGTCCTCGACCCGCGTCGCGGCGCTGCTTTCCGGCGAGATCGATTACACCAACGTCGCGCCGCTGCAGGACCTGCCGCGCCTCTCGGCCTCGCCGGACGTCAAGGTTCTGCAGACCAACGAATTGCGCTCGGTCTTCTTCGCGCTCAACCTCGGCGACAAGTTGATTGAGAGCGACGTCAAGGACAAAAACCCCTTCAAGGACATCCGCGTCCGTGAAGCCCTGTATCGTGCGATCGACATCGATGCGGTGCAGAAGCGCGCGATGCGCGGGCTGTCGCGTAACACCGGCGCGCTCGTCGCCCCGGCGATCCCGGGTTACGAGCCCTCGCAGGACGAGCGCCTGCCCTTCGATCTGAACGGCGCCAAGAAACTGCTGGCCGATGCCGGCTATCCCAACGGCTTCTCCTTCCAGATCAACTGCCAGAGCGACTCGCTCGTCAACGAGGAGGAGTTCTGCCAGGCGGTGGCGGCGATGTGGTCGCGTGCCGGCTTCAAGCCGAACCTCAGCATGGCGCCGCGCAGCCAGCAGACGCCGAAGCGCGTCAAGGGCGATTTCGACGTCATCTCCTTCGGCTGGGCCAACGAGCCGATGATCGATGCCTACTCCCTGCTGGTGCAGGTGCTGCACTCCAAGAGCGGCACGGGCGGTGTCTTCAACTGGGGCGGCTGGGGCGATCCGCGCATGGATGCGCTGATCGACAAGGCCGGGGTCGAGCTCGATACGCCCAAGCGCATCGAGCTGATGAAGGAGACGCTGAAGATCGCCAAGGCCCAGCACCTCTTCATCCCGTTGCACCAGCAGCCGATGGCCTGGGCCATGCGCTCGAGCGTCGCCTCGACCGTGCAGGCTTCGGACAACAAGCCGCGGCTCTGGCTGACCATGATGAAGTGA
- the nhaA gene encoding Na(+):H(+) antiporter NhaA, producing MAGPAPRANRPLSALRDFLHSEAAGGIVLMAVAALALIIANSPAAPFYFGSLKSYVLGLSVLHWINDALMAVFFLLVGLEIKREMLDGQLSSWARRALPGFTALGGMIVPALIFVALNRNAPDSLPGWAIPTATDIAFALGVLSLLGPRVPASLKVFLTALAILDDLGAVIIIAVFYTEGLSGLYLGLAVATLAVLAGLNRFGVMRLAPYLLLGIVLWYFTLKSGIHATLAGVALALTIPLKPSPARPDDVTSPLHRLEHGLHPYVAFLVIPIFGFANAGVPFTGLGLSTLAAPLPLGVMLGLFLGKQIGVVAFGWLAIRAGLADLPARASWAQFYGIALLCGIGFTMSLFIGLLAFPYSEALQGQTKIGVLAGSLLSGLGGWLLLRFSSSQTNPAKQG from the coding sequence ATGGCCGGCCCCGCCCCACGCGCGAACAGACCCCTTTCCGCCCTGCGGGACTTCCTGCATAGCGAGGCTGCGGGCGGCATCGTGCTGATGGCAGTAGCGGCGCTCGCGCTCATCATCGCCAACTCGCCGGCTGCGCCCTTCTATTTCGGCTCGCTGAAGAGCTATGTGCTCGGGCTTTCCGTCCTGCACTGGATCAACGACGCCCTGATGGCGGTGTTCTTCCTGCTCGTCGGGCTGGAGATCAAGCGCGAGATGCTGGACGGGCAGCTTTCCAGCTGGGCGCGCCGGGCCTTGCCGGGCTTCACCGCGCTCGGCGGCATGATCGTTCCCGCCCTGATCTTCGTCGCCCTCAACCGCAATGCGCCCGACAGCCTGCCCGGCTGGGCGATCCCCACCGCCACCGACATCGCCTTCGCGCTCGGCGTGCTCTCGCTGCTGGGGCCGCGCGTCCCCGCCTCGCTCAAGGTCTTCCTGACGGCGCTCGCCATCCTCGACGATCTCGGCGCGGTGATCATCATCGCCGTCTTCTACACGGAAGGTCTGTCCGGCCTGTATCTCGGCCTCGCGGTGGCGACGCTCGCCGTGCTCGCCGGCCTCAACCGCTTCGGCGTGATGCGCCTTGCGCCCTATCTCCTGCTCGGCATCGTGCTCTGGTATTTCACCCTGAAATCCGGCATCCACGCGACGCTGGCGGGCGTCGCGCTGGCCCTGACCATTCCGCTGAAGCCCTCCCCGGCCAGGCCCGACGACGTCACCTCGCCGCTGCACCGGCTGGAGCACGGGCTTCACCCTTACGTCGCCTTCCTGGTCATCCCCATCTTCGGCTTCGCCAATGCCGGCGTCCCCTTCACCGGCCTCGGGCTTTCGACGCTCGCCGCGCCCTTGCCCCTCGGCGTCATGCTCGGCCTCTTCCTCGGCAAGCAGATCGGCGTCGTCGCCTTCGGCTGGCTCGCGATCCGGGCCGGGCTGGCCGACCTGCCGGCGCGCGCCTCCTGGGCGCAGTTCTACGGCATCGCCCTGCTCTGCGGCATCGGCTTCACCATGAGCCTGTTCATCGGGCTGCTCGCCTTCCCCTATTCGGAGGCGCTGCAGGGACAGACCAAGATCGGCGTGCTGGCCGGCTCGCTGCTCTCCGGGCTCGGCGGCTGGCTGCTGCTGCGGTTCTCGTCCAGCCAGACCAATCCGGCGAAACAGGGCTGA
- a CDS encoding 8-oxo-dGTP pyrophosphatase MutT (NUDIX family), whose product MKKAKRKAGEKRSQIAAMPIRHAADGSTEILLVTSRTTRRWIVPKGWPMKGLKDRDAAAREAFEEAGVIGRISREPAGRYTYWKRMNDHFALCEVKLYLLEVEKQNDSFAEQHQRDLHWFKLADAADLVDEPELSTAIRKLETRLAIAA is encoded by the coding sequence ATGAAGAAGGCGAAGCGGAAAGCAGGGGAGAAGCGATCGCAGATCGCCGCCATGCCGATCCGCCATGCGGCCGACGGGTCGACGGAAATCCTGCTCGTCACCTCCCGCACCACGCGCCGCTGGATCGTGCCCAAGGGCTGGCCGATGAAAGGCCTGAAGGACCGCGACGCCGCGGCCCGCGAAGCCTTCGAGGAAGCCGGCGTGATCGGGCGCATCAGCCGCGAGCCGGCCGGACGCTACACCTACTGGAAGCGGATGAACGACCATTTCGCTCTCTGCGAGGTCAAGCTCTACCTGCTCGAGGTCGAGAAGCAGAACGACAGCTTCGCCGAGCAGCACCAGCGCGACCTGCACTGGTTCAAGCTGGCAGACGCCGCCGATCTGGTCGACGAGCCTGAGCTCAGCACGGCCATCCGCAAGCTGGAAACGCGGCTGGCCATCGCCGCCTGA
- a CDS encoding Alpha/beta fold hydrolase: MTAIADITDFKVTTPDGAILHAFKEGHGQPLLLVSGLSGSAAFWKDIAATLSRSFQVIRFDQRGIGASTRGDAACDIELLARDSLAVLDAAGVERAVVLGHSTGGCIAQTIAKLAPGRIDGLILSASWLAPSRFLNALFGARLAVLEADPYAYAAISILGGYQPRWIEQNWHIYDAALEAAPVSEHAKTVTRERLNALLAFDGTADIDALPMPILILGTRDDMVVPVYHQEALAAALPGCRRAIMETGGHLFPVSRPDAFTATVAEWIGEL; encoded by the coding sequence ATGACCGCCATTGCCGACATCACCGATTTCAAGGTCACGACTCCGGACGGCGCGATCCTGCACGCCTTCAAGGAAGGGCACGGCCAGCCGCTGCTGCTGGTCAGCGGCTTGAGCGGCAGCGCCGCCTTCTGGAAGGATATCGCCGCGACGCTGTCGCGCTCGTTCCAGGTGATCCGCTTCGACCAGCGCGGCATCGGAGCCAGCACGCGCGGCGACGCCGCCTGCGACATCGAGCTGCTCGCCCGCGACAGCCTCGCCGTCCTCGATGCCGCCGGCGTCGAGCGGGCCGTGGTGCTCGGCCATTCGACTGGCGGATGCATCGCCCAGACCATCGCCAAGCTCGCCCCCGGGCGTATCGATGGCCTGATCCTCAGCGCAAGCTGGCTGGCTCCGAGCCGCTTCCTGAACGCCCTGTTCGGCGCGCGGCTCGCGGTCCTCGAGGCGGACCCTTACGCCTATGCCGCGATTTCGATCCTTGGCGGCTACCAGCCGCGCTGGATCGAGCAGAACTGGCATATCTACGATGCGGCTCTGGAGGCGGCGCCCGTCAGCGAACATGCCAAGACCGTCACGCGCGAGCGGCTCAACGCGCTGCTCGCCTTCGACGGCACGGCCGATATCGACGCGCTGCCGATGCCCATCCTGATCCTCGGCACGCGCGACGACATGGTCGTGCCCGTCTATCATCAAGAGGCTCTCGCCGCCGCCCTGCCCGGATGCCGCCGGGCCATCATGGAAACCGGCGGGCACCTGTTCCCGGTCTCGCGGCCGGACGCCTTCACGGCCACCGTGGCGGAATGGATCGGCGAGCTCTGA
- a CDS encoding Cytochrome c2 — translation MAHATRRDFGLNENASKSKDMPMRALLPSLLLVLPFLAQPAAAQDAAAGERSFNKCRACHQIGESARNLVGPELNGLIGRHSGAVEGYSYSAANKNSGLVWDETTFSDYIKDPRAKIPGTKMIFAGIKSEKEIKDLIAFLKQFDKDGKKL, via the coding sequence ATGGCCCATGCGACGCGGCGCGACTTCGGGTTAAATGAGAACGCTTCCAAGTCGAAAGACATGCCCATGCGCGCGCTTCTCCCGAGCCTTCTCCTCGTCCTGCCCTTCCTTGCCCAACCGGCCGCCGCACAGGACGCCGCTGCCGGCGAACGCTCCTTCAACAAGTGCCGCGCCTGCCACCAGATCGGCGAAAGCGCGCGTAATCTGGTCGGCCCCGAGCTCAACGGCCTGATCGGGCGGCACTCCGGCGCGGTCGAGGGCTACAGCTATTCGGCCGCCAACAAGAACTCCGGCCTGGTCTGGGACGAGACCACCTTCAGCGACTACATCAAGGATCCGCGGGCCAAGATTCCCGGCACCAAGATGATCTTCGCCGGCATCAAGAGCGAGAAGGAGATCAAGGATCTGATCGCCTTCCTCAAGCAGTTCGACAAGGACGGCAAGAAGCTCTGA